The DNA window CCAGGAGAAATTGACCCAGGCCCAGCAGATGGCGAAGCTGGCGAAAGCAAAGCCGAGCAAGGCCGAGGTGTAATGGCCTTCCGCCAGTGCGTGGGCCAGCTGCGAGGAGGCAAAGCTGAACGCCGTCACGAAGGTCAGATCGAACAGAAGTTCGAGCGGGGTGGCGACACGATGCCCTTCATGCGGATCGCGCCCGGTCATCCGCCTGATGTGATGGTGCAGGGTTTCAGGGACGACAGGCGTGGTGTTCATCGCGCGGCCTTGGCAGGAGTAAGTTGTCAAGCCGACACTAAGGGCAGAGCGGGACGCGTCAAGGCGTGCGGCCCGAGCCGCACGCCGCCAAGTTCGGCGGTTTCGGCAGTGCCGTCTATAGACGCTTCTGGCCGATCAGCCGGCTCGCCGCGGTTTCGGCCATGGCGTCGGCAAGCTCCAGACCCCACTGCTGGCGGCAATAGGCGCGGAAATCGAAGCAGGGCAGGCCGGGGCAGACCTCGAATTCGATCAGATGAACCGTGTCGTCCGCCTCGACGCGCAGGTCGACGGAAAACACGTCGCGCAGGCCAAGCCCGCTGATCAGCCGCCCGGCGATCGCACGAATCCTGGCATCGGCGGCGGGTTGAAGGTCGGCGACGGCAACCAGTTCCGGCTCAGCATAGAGTCCCGCCGCCTTCGCGGCCTCGCCGGTTTCACCGTAGAGCGCCAGACTGTCGGCCATGGTCTGGAAATCGCCGCCCGAATCGACAAAGGCAATGCCGAGCGCTTCGGTGCCGGTTTCCGGCGTCAGCCCGAGGAAGCTGGCGCGCACGTTGCGGCCGGCGACATAGGGCTGGACGACGACGTCGTCACGATAGGCGGCAAAGACGCGCCGGCTAAGCTCCAGCGCGTGACCGAGATCGGCCGCACGCGAATCCGGCCAGATGCCGATCTTGGCGCCGAGCCGGTTTGGCTTGACGAACCAGCCGGCGGCGGAAGCCGGGGGCTCGACCAGCCATTTGCCATTCCGGGCAAGGCCGGCCTGCGGCACCGGCAGGCCGAGCGCGCCGAGCACTGCGCCAGAGCGGAACTTGTCCTGGCAGAGCGCGAACAGCGAATCGTCGGCGCCGACGGTCCTCAATCCCTTGAGCCTGGCCAGCGCGGGAGCGGCGCCGCCACGGAAATAGGCGACGCCGTCGGACAGCGTCCAGATCAGCGTGTTCTCCGCATCCCCGCCGTCAAGCGCCTGGGCGGCATCGTCGAGTGCCACCGGCGTAAAGGTGAGACCGCGTGCCTCGCAGGCGGCGGCAAGGGCACCGAATTCAGGGGCAAGATCCGTCGATTGTGCCAGGTAG is part of the Mesorhizobium loti genome and encodes:
- a CDS encoding D-alanine:D-lactate ligase-like protein: MSSHKPKLILVYEPEKACFDRLISDGHPPQRAAEISSYLAQSTDLAPEFGALAAACEARGLTFTPVALDDAAQALDGGDAENTLIWTLSDGVAYFRGGAAPALARLKGLRTVGADDSLFALCQDKFRSGAVLGALGLPVPQAGLARNGKWLVEPPASAAGWFVKPNRLGAKIGIWPDSRAADLGHALELSRRVFAAYRDDVVVQPYVAGRNVRASFLGLTPETGTEALGIAFVDSGGDFQTMADSLALYGETGEAAKAAGLYAEPELVAVADLQPAADARIRAIAGRLISGLGLRDVFSVDLRVEADDTVHLIEFEVCPGLPCFDFRAYCRQQWGLELADAMAETAASRLIGQKRL